A single genomic interval of Peromyscus leucopus breed LL Stock chromosome 7, UCI_PerLeu_2.1, whole genome shotgun sequence harbors:
- the Ucn2 gene encoding urocortin-2: MMARWALVLLMVPTLGRVLFVSGTATPTFRLLSQNDPETLSYSVALESHSATTPGPSASWSYSKANPHPDTRITLSLDVPIGLLRILLEQARTKAARDQAATNAQILARVGRR; encoded by the coding sequence ATGATGGCCAGGTGGGCACTGGTGCTGCTCATGGTCCCGACATTGGGTAGGGTCCTATTTGTCTCAGGGACCGCTACCCCCACCTTCCGACTCCTCTCTCAGAACGATCCGGAGACTCTTTCCTACTCTGTGGCCTTGGAGAGTCACTCAGCTACCACCCCAGGGCCCTCGGCTTCCTGGAGCTACTCCAAAGCTAACCCTCATCCGGACACGCGCATCACACTCTCCTTGGACGTCCCCATCGGCCTCTTACGGATCTTACTGGAGCAAGCCCGGACCAAGGCTGCCAGGGATCAGGCTGCCACTAACGCCCAAATACTAGCTCGTGTTGGCCGCCGCTGA